The nucleotide window CATGGGTTAGCACAGAGAAGAGCAGCTCTATTGGTAGAAGGAAGTAGAATTTGCGCTTTTCAAGTTGGTCATCAGCTAGAAGCCCATGAATGCGATGTCCGACTTTGAGGTAGCTAGAGTCACAAACAAACTGTCCAGAGTATTCTAGCATCAGTTCTGCAGCTCTCATAGGTTTTGTGTAGGCCTCCAGCCTCCCATCTAAGAATAGGACCTTGAAGACCCCATTAGGTGTCAAGGAAGGAGTGCATGAAGCTACATTGCCCATTTCTCACCTTAGCAATCTTATTTGGCTAGTAGGTTATCAATGTGTCTGTATTTATCATGCAAGCTGCCTTGCCTGCTagtttagaaagaaaaatagttgattGTCGTTTTCTGTGGCTGAAGGTCCATAGTTGGGTAATCAGTTAGCATATCTTTATTaccatgttttgatttttttttttttactactgaAGCTTGTCGTGAGTGTTGTTATTGTTATATCTTTAAAACCAAGTTTCCCATCTGGCAGCAGTAAGCGGGTGTGTCTTTGGGCATAGAATCTATGTGCCCTCTGGTGTCACTTTAAAGaccatatttttaatcaaaggtTTAAAAAGCCACGAATGAAGGAAATAGGCCAACCTGGCAAATTTGGCCTATTTTGACTTCGATGTATGGATATATAAATCAATGCACATAACTTTacagtttgtttaattttgtatttcttaGTGTCTACTGGTTAAGAGAATTGGAGAATAGTTTATTGGAGTGCACATGGGGAGGGATGGAGGAAAGGCTACAGGATATAGATAACCTCGCTTAAGGACACTACCTAACTGATCATTAGATATGGTACCATATAATTTCTTTGATTTTATACCATTAACAACGGATTCACCTGATATCTTCTAATGTTTACACATGCACTTTGTTTTGGATGATATGAAAAGAACATCTGCATTTGATGGCAAACGTCAAATCTCTTGGTATCCAGTCACTATCCAATGCTAGCTTGCACTATATTCCCATGAACTCATATTATATTAAGGGCGTGAATATTTCTCTTTAGCACCTTTATAGGGTCTACCAGGTGTCATGAGTTCTGCTATTAATATTTTCCACATAATTGTTAGAGCACACAGCTAATTAGATAACAGTCTATACTTTGTCAAATCTTAAagaataattcaaagaaaatcaATCACTTTGGCATTTTATACGTTCTTTTCTTAAAATGTCAAATTAAAAGGATGTTTTCATGTAATAAATTTCTTGGGAGATTAGTTGGCTAGAGCCAAAGTCATTGGGTATAGAATTTGATTGAAAAAAGTTGGTATAACACAGTGAGAAGTATTAATTTTGTAagacttaaaaggtgatcaaaaCATGTTAATACTTAATGAAGTAGATTTAGTGAGTGTGATCCAACAAAATATGCTCGCTCAATTAACAAATGAAGAATCTTAAGTAGGACAACTAAATGATTGGCGTTTCGTTTTGAACGTAGCCTATAATTAGTTGTCAAAGAGGTGGAAGGTACATTGAATGTTTGATTTGATGGGTTTTCTGCTTGTTTCCTATCAAACAGAAAGAATGATTGGCAAGCAGCGGTTCGGTTGTTGCTTAGACAGTTGACATCAACAACAGCATAGACACACAGTTCACAGACCGTTAAACTACTTGCTTTCCTTTCTCATTTCTAGAAGCTAATATTGGTTTAATCCCAAATGCAAAACGTATCTACCTGCTATCTTGGATTGCAACATGTGTGACAACCTCTACCGtttacatatatatactaataataaaagaaataagaaattaattaaaaaattttaaaacatatttaaatacgagtctttcaaaataataaaagattcacattcacttttttaacatcttaataaaaaatttctaaataaataataaagtcatctcggctcaaacaagGCCGCCTAAGActttatacaattaatatagaaatttATACCCCAATGTTACATCATATCACAGTATTGGGTCCCGACACCCTTCATCACAAGGtttcttaaagcaattcacaTAGTCATctactcccccgaacacaaattaagttcaagatcatcacatgatccaaacacaaacaacacacagggaataagttatcatattcctaactaatagagaaacaagacaactagatatacatatcatataaatgaaatacaacttacttaaacataactcacgtaattccaccactttgtcatttaaaattcacttttcaatcatcaatcacattacacatgaatcacacactccgatcaagacataataacacatcaatttcataatcaaCAATTTGCAAGTGTGTGCaacaattatgctaagacttAAGCATATATGCCATGTGATACCATATCAGTAAAAAATCACCTTGGGGCGCTTAAGAGTagataacaagacacaccacaacatgggtatgtcaggttactctcactaaataaaatcatagggagactagtcagggtcacactgctttgtgagaatgctccaaccatgtagGATCGACATAGACTTAAAGGAtcactcaaaccgggtgtatttacctccaaggcctacactctcaagagtccgtcagggcctctccctcttaattcaggtccaacccctaaaataattttttgcatgcagacactgcctataaattatacaatatccacgacctcacactcgtgttttaaacacgtttaacactcgctacaatttaacactggttcctaaatagaaaacctacattttctttttaatattgatCCTTAAATAGGAAACTTACACTTTTTCTTTAACACTGTGcatcaacacttttctcaagataacactggttgggttattgtataattcacagctcacaagacaagtaatgtcacatcaagtattaaccacacacttattcacaactaaaacatgttcacaatttcacatctcataatgtcacaatccaccatcacatgtttacatgtaTATCACAGATTAACACAtattcaactttgcacttatactcaatttcaataaaaatattataatctcaaagcaacatgttattccacaattcatcgcaaattcaatttatagacactgctcatgaattatacaatattcacgacctcacactcgtgttttaaacacgttcaacacattgcgttacaatttaacactggttcttAAATAGGAAacttacactttctctttaatatTGCGCATAAACATTTTCTCAATATCAAta belongs to Glycine soja cultivar W05 chromosome 5, ASM419377v2, whole genome shotgun sequence and includes:
- the LOC114411589 gene encoding uncharacterized protein LOC114411589; this translates as MGNVASCTPSLTPNGVFKVLFLDGRLEAYTKPMRAAELMLEYSGQFVCDSSYLKVGHRIHGLLADDQLEKRKFYFLLPIELLFSVLTHEEMSSLNYKASRATKHASFNNLGKIFPVFSEFCMFPSELKRLEEADNQLQVVRDPEPAVKRYSKQRSWRPALETIDETL